CCGGATGGCGTAAGCCACGCTGGCCTCCGCGCCCACGGCGGGATCGGCAAACTCGCGCCAGTTGGCTACCCCCGTCAGCACGTGGCCAAACAAGATATAGAGCACGGTGCAGATGGCCAGCGAGCCCAAGATGCCGATGGGCATGTCGCGCTTGGGGTTCTTGGCTTCCTGCGCGGCGGTGCTGACCGCATCAAAGCCAATAAAGGCAAAGAATACGATGGCGGCCCCGCCCACCACGCCGCCCCAGCCGTGCTTGTTCCATTCCGAGTATTCGCGCACGACCGCGCCGGCCGCGTTTTTCACGGCAGCGGCGTTCTCGGGAATCAAGTAGGGCGTATGATTGGCTGGATCCACGAATTGCCAGCCAATGCCGATGAAGAGCAGCACGACCAGCACTTTCAGGACCACCACGATGGAATTAAACACGGCGGATTCCTGCGTGCCCTTGACCAGCAGCAGGCTCAAGGCCACCACCACGAGCACGGCGGGCAAATTGATAGCCCCGTGCTCGGGTATCCCGTTGATGACGGCACTTTCCAGGGGAGAATGACTCAGGCTATAGGGCATACTTACTCCGAACGCCTCCAGGAGCTTGTTCAGGTACTCGCTCCAGCCAATGCTGACGGTGGCCGCGCCCAGCGCGTATTCCATAATCAGGGCCCACCCGATGACCCAGGCGACAAACTCGCCCATGGTGGTGTACGCGTAGGTGTAGGCCGAGCCGGCGATGGGAATCATGGCGGCAAACTCGGCGTAGCACAGGCCGGCAAACACGCAGCCCAGCGCGGCCAGGATGAAAGCCAGCGTCAC
This window of the Hymenobacter volaticus genome carries:
- a CDS encoding amino acid permease, coding for MSNIFATKPLQVLLGEAHSSGHGALKRTLGAGNLLALGVGAIIGSGLFIRTANAAAQAAGPGVTLAFILAALGCVFAGLCYAEFAAMIPIAGSAYTYAYTTMGEFVAWVIGWALIMEYALGAATVSIGWSEYLNKLLEAFGVSMPYSLSHSPLESAVINGIPEHGAINLPAVLVVVALSLLLVKGTQESAVFNSIVVVLKVLVVLLFIGIGWQFVDPANHTPYLIPENAAAVKNAAGAVVREYSEWNKHGWGGVVGGAAIVFFAFIGFDAVSTAAQEAKNPKRDMPIGILGSLAICTVLYILFGHVLTGVANWREFADPAVGAEASVAYAIRAHMPGYGWLATAVTLAILLGFSSVVLVMLMGQSRVFFSMAKDGLMPQAFAKLHPRYRTPYKSNLLLMIFVGLFAAFVPGSLAGDLTSFGTLLAFVLVSVGVWLMRRSHPNQPRPFRAPLSSPRFPLVPFLGALLCTLLIVALDAFTLKVATSWMLLGIAVYFLYSRKRSLLQHGIVVVPTELEQEVVHKS